The nucleotide window aagAATTTGTTGATCAGAATAGACGGTAAGAggaaaaatatttagaaatgtGAAAACCTCAATGAAAAAAGAAGTCGTAGAGTAATTTTCAAAGGTAGACGCAAATTAGTTAGGTAAATAAAACAGGATAAAATTAAAGAGGTTAGGATTTAGAAACCAAATACGGATTATATATTCAAGCTGGACAGGAAGTCCAGCTGATCTTATCCTGGTTCACCAGTTATTACTATAGCAGTAGTCAGAAACATACCATTAAAGAATTAAGTAGGCTTTAAAACATTTACAACCACCAGGTCACATAATTTACAAGAGGAAAAAATAAACCAATAACTCTGAAGGAATAACAGGGGCCAAGTGAGACAAACTCGAATTAACATTTTGTGAGGATCTCTTTTTTCCCGGTCCCTTTGTGCTCAAGAACTAAATCCAAGTAAATGATCCACTGAGATTCCGCCCTTTTTTACACTGGTACTAAATCCGAGTATTAGTCTCAGTTAGATTATGGTGTACATTTAAAAACTTCGTAGACCTGCCTTTTATCTTTAAGAAGCTACCTCGTATTCACAAGGAAAGAGTAGtgacaacaacagcaacaacgaCCACCTTTTGAAATAGCCATCAACTAGCACCAACTTACGTTGGAGTGGTGCATGGAGCAAGTGTGTTTGGAGGCAGAGTGATGCCACCCCCTTTAACAGAAACATTAGGACTCTTGACAGAGCTAGCCCTGCTTACAACATTTGAGTCAAGGAATACAACCACCACTGTAATGTCATCGTGGAAATGCCGACGGACTCCCCTATCAATTTTCTTCAAGTCTGAATACCTCATTTCCCTTTTCTTTGCTGCTTCTTGCAATGCAGCTTTTACTAATCTTTTAGCAATTCCCTGCCAAGGGGCAAATAAGATCTAAATGAGGTTCATCCTGCAAATTTTTCTTCTGCAAGGAGCAAAATTTCTAGTGTCTAGAGTACATTATCTATGCTGAGCAAGCAAATACTGAATTTATGTAAGAACAGTTTTCCCACTATGTGTAAGGCAAAACTAGTTTTCCCACCATttatgtttggtatgaaggaaataaGTCATTTTCTGCCAACAAAACACCAAAAAGGGGAAAAACAACTTTCTTCGCTTATGTTTTTTCTCTAATAGTATATAAAGTATACTTTCTAAATCTTAATGAGACAGTCTCTTCAGTAAAATGTTTTCCGGAAAATGTTCTCCTTCATACCAAACATCTAGTTCCATCAAATCCCCTCCCAAGGccccttttattcatttttttctttccgGCAAATCCATTGTAAAGGGCAAAAACTTAAACACGAGAAAGAATCATGGCATTCACCGGATCACCTTGCATTTATGAAATTTAGTAGGAGTACTTGTTTGTGTAGTTAATTGGGGCCAAATGTAAAGCATATTGCTGTATCAATCTTCACAACATTTTTTTGTTAAATCCTGTCATATAACAggttaaagaaaacaaaaaaactgGTAAGAACCACCGAAGTGAGTAGCCTTAACCGGATGTATCTATTACACGAATTATATACACAGCTCATACTGTCTAAAGCACAACTCATACTGTGACGTACCATGAATAGGAAGATATAGGATGTCAACCATAAAAGGATCAGATTTAGGAGCCAGAAAAATGACAGAAAGCAATACAATTTCAACTACAAGACAAATCTATATTCATGACTTCATttgcattattattattaaggaTTTGTAGGTTTGGAGAAATTATAAAGCTTTTCAAGGAAAAAAATCCTATGTAGAATCACCAACAAACTAAAGAGATGCATGAGATCGGTTCAAATATCTTACATTGCGTGGGTGGTTTTGTACAATATCAACAGCTTCTTGGTTACTTAAGTGCTCCCAAAGACCGTCCGATGCAAATATGACAAATAGATCTTGAGATTGCAAATGGTGCACTGATATCGCTGGATCTGCACTCAATATGGGCCTACTGAATGGCTCGCGAAGACGAAACTTATCATATAGTGGTTCCCTGTTGAATTCGGCTTTCTTTAAGTACACATCACCAATGGATCTTGAAATCTGCAAAACAAATTATGCTGATCATCCAAAAACTTAGAATATAATAGTATTTGAGTAATGCAATATTAGATTATCCAGAGACACAGACAAGAGTTTCTGAGTGATGCCAGACATACTAAGTAAATTTGAGTCTCTGAATAACTGCAGATGAAGAATCTGTTATGGGAAAAGATCAAGACAGCTTATTAATGCTAGGACTACAATTATGTCTTAGCCTGCACAAAAGTGCAATAGTAAATGCAGAAGATTTATACAATTCCAAGAAAGTACCTAGCTCTATAATAATTTGTCCCAGCCTCCTCGAAAATCAACAATTCATTCTCATAACAGCTTCTTAAGGTCCGCATGTATGTTCCAGTACAATAACAATATTTTGCCTCTTCGGGAAACTTAGGTTCAGCTTTCATTCTGGACCACATTAGAATTATAGCAAGAATCCAGAAGAAAGAGAGACTTAGACTTCACcgtacatttatattatttagctCCGCAAGAATGCCACAATTCAAACATTTTCCATACAAGTTGGTACATTTTTCAGAACAAAGTGGATCTCTTATTGATGTTAGGGGGTCTACCAAAAGAAAGCTAATAGGAAAAACAGAACAAAGGGCCACTTCAGACACCAGATAACCATAATTGCTCTGACTTTTCTTTAAACTCCTTATCAACATATGCATCTCTTAAAGGATGGGAGTCTAGAAAATATCATTTGGCAACAGCCAGATTGGGATGTTTTGATCCTAGATCTTTTAAGACACTGAGCAAACTCAATCTTGATGACTGGTATCACATGCTTAAGTACCTATGTTCCCTGACTAGGATCTGGTCCGTTTCTACATAGGAAAACAAGATATGGAACTTTATGATCCCACATTTCTAGTTATATTGCTGTCTATGTGGGTCACAGTTGCATCGCTTAACTAATGCAAATTGCAATACAATCAAGAATCAAATAAACTGCCAGTGTAATATCTGCCCCACAATCAATTTTTTGTTAAATCACTACGTGAAGAATGAAGGAGAAGAAATAAATCAAAGGGCACATCTTTATATTAATCATAAAGCAACAGAAAGTGCATCAGAAAATATACATTTTAAACATATAGTGCGGGCAGAGCAAGGAATGAAGCAGGCAATAGGAAAAAAATAGGAACTTTTGGATACTGTTTGGGATGTAATATTGATGGAAAATATTAGTAGTCATATAAACTTagcttttttttttacataagtTCAGCAGAGTATTGAAGGCCTGATCCAACTTCAAAGACGCTATATATGCCTCCAAATAGGGCAAAATGTCAAAGTAAAAAAAACGAACAAAATCAATTTATAGAAGATCTATCACTACATTTATTAGTTATAAATTTGGTAAACAATAAACAAGAGTGAACACTCTATATTGTCATTTTTAGAGCTATAGGTGATTCTTAAAACCTTAGGCACAAATATATCATGTGTCCCAGATACACATGATATCCTTATTTGACTTCAGTCTCATCAGTAATCTCCTTGACCAAAGAGTTCTTTCCAATATTGGTAACCACTTATTTGACTTCAGTCTCGTCATGGTAATCTAGAGTTCCGGTATTGGTAGAGTAGCATTTCCCATAAggatatcaaaatcaaaatcttTTCACTTCCAAATGATTCGCCACAAAAATCAAATACTAAAAGGGAAAGGTAAGACGTGAAAGTGATGCTTTACCCTCCACTGTAGTCTACTCCTACAGCGATACTAATTGCTAATAAATGGAATTATTAGAATTTCTATGGGAAGAACATTGTATAATTCTCATGCTGAAATGGTACTTAGAACTAAGAAACACAAAATAGGAACTGCATAGAACTGCAAAGGAGAAGGTACCTGTATAAGGCCCTTCACACGCCAGACATTGTGCTTTAGAACTACTATTTGAGGGTCATCTGGGTGCCAAGATTGCAACTCCTGTCTTACAGATTCAATACTCGCGTTGTGTTCTGCAGAGAGCTGAACGGCAAGTACCTCCCCTGTTGCCTTGACAAGCCTACCCAAGACTGCCCGAGAGTCACCAAGGTTGGCAATATATAATGTCCCATTGCAGATAACCCCAACAAGACAGCATGATCCAACAGCAGCAATCTGTGGTTTCATCGGCCATTGTCTTGATACAACAGAGAGGAAACCCTCTTCTGTTGCTTGAAATGCCTTTCGAATCACGTCCACGGACATTGATTGCTGCTCAGAACTGAACCCTGCAAGATTAGAAGTTAAGTGAATAAGCAACAAAACAGATTCAGCCCCCCTCTGGTCATGAATCACCCAAAATAGCTCAATAATGGATACAAAATGGAAAGAAGAAGTTACTCTTGAGATGTTGAAAGAGATGATTATTGATGAATCTTGAAGTCTCAGGACCGCCATGGCCATCATAAACTCCAACAAAGGTACCATAAGGACCAGAATCATTTAAGCTCAAGCAGCCAGATTCAAGTTGGCTCTGGTCTTCCAGTAGATTATTAGCTTGAACTACAGCCATTGAGAACTCTCCATTAAAATGTTGTCCAATATCCTTATACCATAGAAGGCCATCTTGACGACCGCCGGCATCTGAACCTGTATGAACATGTCCATCTGCCCTTGGCTGAAAGCAGGCCCTCAACAAGTTCATCAATCCAGATGACATACCTCATCTCAGTCTCCACATTTAGCAGGACTCAACTCAAAGCTGCCTTTTATAAACCTCAATTTTGCAGCAGCAAATTCTGTGGACTGCAAGTCAAACAACAGCATTAACAAACAAgatcaaaatgaaaataaaatggcATCAACAACAGCCAAGCAAATGTATATCAAGAAACCACCTTTAGTTTAACATTTTAAATCTCTGGATGCAAATATCAATTGCTGCTTCTAGTTCAACAGAATAAGTCAACAGCAATAAAATAAGGAACTTCAAAAATATAAGTAgtcaaattcacaaaattttAACATAGAAATGTATGGTCAGCCAATTTGATCCAAAATACGCAAGAaaaattggaacttgataaaaATAGCCAACGTTTTTCAGGAATCACAAACACTCTTGGAAACCAATTCTACAGTTAATAAAGCACCAGAATAATTCACCAAAATTAAGTACTGTCAGATAAAGGGATAAGctcaaaaggaaaaacaaaagaactGACCTTTACAGTTGAAAAAGCAAGAAGATCTGAAAGTGAAAGAGGTTAGATctgtggttttttttttttttgggtcacTTTTTCTTTAAGGATGAATATGATGATGGAAGATTATTATAcatagaaagaaagagagagagagagagagagtgaaaaGGGAGTGATGAATAGAGAGAGATGTTTATTTTGTTGGATTGGGCCAAACTGAAAGTATGGTCTTTGTCAGCAGACAAACCCCATTAAAAACCAACAATGGAGAGCTTGAAGCCAGCAAAGCAAAGGACCAGCTTTGGGCTCCACACCCCCTAATTCTTGAAatctagaagaagaaaaaaaaaatcccacCCAAAACAGAGACAGAGTCAATGATGTATTATAATAGTCTACAAACAGTCCTGCATGGAATTTTCCATGAAATGAATGACTATTAGGCCACATTGGCTGGATATTAGGACAATTAAATATTGTTATTCCATACACTATTATAGTAAATACTACTACTAGGATTCTTTTACGTCTCAagtattttcatttcttttatctt belongs to Nicotiana tabacum cultivar K326 chromosome 6, ASM71507v2, whole genome shotgun sequence and includes:
- the LOC107810275 gene encoding putative protein phosphatase 2C 46, giving the protein MSSGLMNLLRACFQPRADGHVHTGSDAGGRQDGLLWYKDIGQHFNGEFSMAVVQANNLLEDQSQLESGCLSLNDSGPYGTFVGVYDGHGGPETSRFINNHLFQHLKRFSSEQQSMSVDVIRKAFQATEEGFLSVVSRQWPMKPQIAAVGSCCLVGVICNGTLYIANLGDSRAVLGRLVKATGEVLAVQLSAEHNASIESVRQELQSWHPDDPQIVVLKHNVWRVKGLIQISRSIGDVYLKKAEFNREPLYDKFRLREPFSRPILSADPAISVHHLQSQDLFVIFASDGLWEHLSNQEAVDIVQNHPRNGIAKRLVKAALQEAAKKREMRYSDLKKIDRGVRRHFHDDITVVVVFLDSNVVSRASSVKSPNVSVKGGGITLPPNTLAPCTTPT